atttttaggttaaaattccAACATTAAGGACGATAATTTTTCTTACTTGATATGCgctgaattttttatattataaataaataaaatagatcaTCCTAAATCCTAGTGCTATCGGTCCCTATGTTgtctacatttttattttatttttaatttcgaaATTTTAGTGTTCTtacttatttgatttaataaataaaacttaattgataattcgaaattggattttatatatatatatatatatattaaatagttAGATGGTAAATTTAAAGTGCCTGGAACTTTGCTTACATCAAAGAAACTGAATTCTAATTGATAATGCTATCATAAGAGTATAGGGATTGAATTCTTGGTATTATAAGTGGAAtggctaaattttaaatgtgtaaagaaTTTAAAGATTGAGAGCAAAATTAAACCCTCAATTTTATCAGCATCTTAGccatttcttttcaaataaaaatcaaaattgtacatgaaattttgatttgattcaattttcaaaatgactaacaacattatcaaattaacccCATTTTATGTTGGATATTacatacacaaacaattatactaatcaaatataaaaatcaataaatttatttattttctttaaatgtgtacaattgaaacaaaatcaaaatttcatatatacatatatgaaaaacAATACAAACTTCATATGTATAATTGtattaaataagaattaatGTATCGAtagtaataaagaaaataggGTGTATCGAGTATCAACTTTAgctagaataaatatttttttctcttctgtGAAAACCCCTAATAGTTAAGCCTAATTCCCACCTACCCTTATCTAGTTGGTCGCTGGCGTAAAGGCCAATCGCAGGCATTTTCATCCCTCTTCCCTCTTTGTCTTTGTCCACTCATTTTGTCTTACATCTCTTTTCCTCCCCTCCCTTCCTCTCTCTTATTCCTTATTTTCTTCTCCCTCTTTCCTATCTCCTTTTGGCAATTGGTGTCCGGTGTCCAGTGTCCGGTGTCATTCATGGCACAACCTCCTTGCCGACATCACCCCTTTCCCCCTCCActcctctttctttctttttttctttcaccaCTTTGTTGTCCTCACCGGCCACTTCTTTTTCTGGCTTGAGAACTGTTGGTAATGCAAAGAAAAGGGCAATCCCACATTGGTTGGGAAAAGGCTTCTAAGAGGGTTTAAATATACCATTACTTCttactagaggtgctcatgagttgggcccagaaaaaaattttagcccacgtcctaagcccgagcccggcccggcccgagaaAAAATTCTTAAGCCCAAGCCTGGCCCGGCTCGGCCCATTTGTTAGGATCGTCAACGagcaagtaaaaatagcagaagaaattgagaagatgaacacacaaatttaacgtggaaaaacccctccaaagaggataaaaaaccacgggcaaagataattttactataatggcaaaagaatgaagagtacaaaagatggagataaaactaaactccgaaaacctgaaaaacaaagaaccctcaaaacgtaaacacaaaattctctgaatgtgttatgagttctaatctaatgggtattctttctaagattgtaaaagagcctatttataggctaaattaataagtcaaataaactatactaataaatgttaaatatattatactaataaatactaaatcttctagaaagaaaatatatttttgtttaacttgacttgcaagcaatctcttagaatttgggtcacacaactctaacaccattttttaataaacaccaaaaatttattttaaaaataaaaaataacaaaaaaaagtattttaaaattaaaaaaataaaaaatatatatttattatatattcaggCCAAGCCGGGCccaggccaaaaaagtggtgcccgaggcccggcccatttcccaaaatatgggtttgagcaaaaaatgaggcccgttccCGTTTaataaacgggcctcgttttttgctcaaacccatatttcgggcctatatttttgcccgaaccctcccatatttcgacGGATTTGTCGGGTAGGTAGGCCGCCttaccatgagcacctctacttcTTACCCTCATTAAGTAATTGAGGCTAAGGTCCAATACATACGCGTTGTCGTCCGGTTTGGTCTATGGTAACAcgtttgaataaattttttgttttatttaaatagaaatattttttcaGAGAATCTAATCAGTTGCGGAAAATTTAGTCAGCTTCCTTCAGTTGCACCATTTGTGAAATCTTACCGTTTTGCCTTTcaggaaacaaaataaatagcAGGTCCTCTTTCTCATTTTAcgcaacaacaaaaaaaagaaaagagaaatcatTCTTCTTTCCTCTACTTATTTACCTTCTttcttttagtcattttttttccGATCGAGTGTCTAATTCCTTTGAGAAGAGCAATTCCTATCATTGTTCCACCTTTTTTATTTGGGTGTATGAATATAGAAGTATTGTGTTAACGTATGGGCAACGTCCATTACTCGATTACCACTGATTAGGGTGAATTTGCTTCTAAGGCAATGGTTCTTCCATGGCGCAGtgattactttattatttatatttttccaacAGTTGATCAGATTAATAACTTTTGACTTAGGGGTTTTCACTTGGCTTCTCCCTCTTAGGAGGTTTGTCCTttgttcctttttattttctttccaccaAATAGTCTTGGAGAGTCTCTATGTGTTGTCAGTCACTCCTTGTTGTCGAGTTGTCTCTCCTTCTCCCCCATTCACAAGTGTTGTTGCTTTCCTAAGTCCTTTCGAACTCCCCTCTGATAAACCATTTTGATTCAGGCTTTGATGGTTTTGCCTTTGCTTTAGCCTTTTTCCTCGAGGTACCCTAATCACTCTCTAATTTTTCGGTTGGAATGGGATGGCATGAAGAAGCCAGCCAATTTGGTAATTTAAGCCAAATTAGATAGTTTGCCcaggattttgtttttctttcgaTCAGTTCTTGGTGTTTCAGGTGCTTCATTTGTTGGAAAATAGTCTCCACAGTCAAATGCGTTCATTCCGACAATGGTGATAGCGACCCCTCCCTAACCTTTGATAGTTTGTTCCTATGAGCTAGAGTTCCTTGTGGGCTTTAAGTTCCTATTGagttgggctagggtttatGACCTTTGGGCTTTCTTATTTTTTAGGCTTCTTAGGCCTATGCCTTTTGGGCCTTCGGGCCACCAAGTACTATTCTTTGTTTAATGGaatctaaatgttaaaatatgattcaagtccttgtactcttcctacatttagaatttagtcctacTATTCATATtccaaaattcaaatccaataaTTAACACCactaaaattcttttgttaaatttactGAGTGTGATAtcttgaaataaacaaatactCACTTGGTAATCATGTAACAAGAAAAATGAcgtaatgaacatgaatttaacaaaataataaagaattttaatagtgttaataatAGAACCTGTATttttaaatctgaaaaatagaatgattaaattccttcaaATAAAAGTAggaagattaaattttaaaagtatgaaaaataCATTGATCtaagcatattttaacccaaaaaatGTGCCAAATCGGGTTGAGTAGGGTTCTATATGGGCTTTAATGCCATCGGTATCCCTCTTAAGTTTGGATACAGTGGCTCAAAGCCTAATACGACTTCTGGGTATAGAAGATGAAGGATGATTGGAGTGCTGAAATCGGTGGGTTACTGTTAGTAATTCATGGCTTGAGTGAATTGGCTTTCAGTTTTCCCATGGACATGAAATGGCTTGGTGGTGAGTCTTTCTGGTCCCTCAACCATTTCACCTGCAATTTTTCATCACAACTTTATGATTATCCAATCACAATATACACTGCAAGCGCCTGTCACTGATTTCATAAGTTTTTGCAGAATCAACATTACTATTCAAAAAGTTTTTGAGCAGTGGGGTTGCTTTGGACTCATTCTTTGTCCATAAGCTAGTTGGCTATTTCTGCTGCTAGTGCCTGCCTGCAACATTTGCCCACCACATTGttagtatatatttttagtCTCTTTGCGGTCATTTTCCAACGATTTCACGTGCTGGTGCAACATGTTTCAGTCCTGGAATGGAGTAAAAAACGATAACATTCCTCCATTTCTCTTAGCAACTTGTGCATAAAAGTTCAATTGTCGTTTctttaaaaaggaaagaaaaaaagcagTCCCCAGAATTGTCTTATCCATCCCTTAACTCCACGCCTATGTTACACTAGGGTATGAGTGTCCCATACAGGTATATATTCAACATTTTCTAATACAGGTATAAAAACAATATGAATATATAAGGTCATTTCTATCTCCTTATGTTACCTTCATATGTGTAACCATGACTGGAACTTGGAAGACTTGAGACCATTAAAAAGTTAGTACAGAAAACAGCCTTGTTTCATTCAAATTGATTCATTTGAAAGGCAGGCAGGTTCATCTACCTTTGGTTCTTTTACATCAATTGCAACGAAATGATACAATACTTGAAACATAGATACACTGACAGAGCTCCAAATCCTTAGTAAACGACAAAGCTGTTAGATGAGATCACCAAAACTAGTGCTTAAGTTATGGCATCAACCAGAGGTTAGTAATAGCCTAATTCCTGCCTTGGGTCACTTGAAAGTTGAGGTAATAACTCTAAAGAACTTCAACAACTGCTCATTAATGCACTCAATTCTTGTATCACATTGTCAATGGATGGCCTGTGGTAAGGAGATTCATGGATGCAAAGAAGTGCAATTCTACCAAGTCTAGTGGCTTCAGAATCTGAGTACTTTCCTTCAAGATTCATGTCCATAAGATCTTGAACTTTTGACGTCTCAGCAGCGTGGCGGATCTGTTGGGTGATTTTTCGCTTTCCACTTAGTATCTGCAATACAATCATACCAAATGCATACACGTCGCTTTTTTCAGTGAAACGGCCAGTTGTAGTGTACTCCGGAGCGAGGTATCCCATTGCAGCACTAGCCTTGAGAGTAGAGAAGACAATATCGTCTGCAACGAGTTTGTGCAGGCCGGAATCCGAGAGCAAGGGATTGGATCGGTTGTCTATAAGCACTTTCTCTGCAGATAAATTCTGGTGAACGAGAGCCTGTTTGCTTCCTCTGTTTTCATGTAAATACCTAATACCTGCAAGCATAAAACATGCAATTGTTCCAATAAACTGCtttaatagaatatttacataaacatTCACATATTTAAGATAAATTGACCTTTGGCAATGCCATATATGATGGAAATCCTAGTGGACCATTCAAGAACCTTTCCATTTCCCTGCTTTACATCAAGATACTGCAACAGATTTCCATTTGGGACATAATCATAGATGAGAAAACACTCACCCCTGCCCTTTGAACAACAAAAGCCTCTCAACCTCACTAGATTTTCGTGTTTCAATGAAGTCAATATCTTGAGACCTTGCAGAAACTCAGATTCATCGGACTTGCAGCTTGTCTTGGCAATGCATTTTACTACAACAGCAGAACTATCTCTTAAGGAGCCCTTATAGATGGTTGAGAAATTACTCTTCCCCAACAAATTCGTTTCCGAGAAACACTGTGTCGCACGCTCTACTTCCTCTAAATTGAACATAAAGCTCTCAAAAACTTCCTGGGAAAACCCATTCCCACTCCTACCTTTGTCTAAAGGATCCCAACCATTAGAATACTCTAAACTAATTAGGGGCGAGGCACTTCTCCTGTTAACCTCCTTGACCTGGTCCGTGCTAAGCCGACTATCTGAACTATCGAAAGCACTCCCGATTTTCTGTTTTCTCCTACGGTACCATGCGAAAGTAAAAAGTGCTGCAACTGTCAACACAAGAGCAACACCAACAATGCCGGAGACCACACCCATTTTTGCTCTACCGGATGGACTCGAGCAGTTAGCTTTGCTGCATTCAGTTGGTAAATCAGCAGACTCCGGGATATTCTTTTGGTTAAGGCCATTGGGTTTGAATGGTTCAGGTCTGCTTCTATATATCTTACTCGAATCCGCACAATCTTTCAAGTTAGGAAACCCAACACCACACAAGCCAAGATTGTTTTCATATTGGAACCCAGCATGCAGCCTCTTCAAAACTGCATTTCATCCACAAAGATACTGATTTAAACACATGAAGACACCACACAATTTTAAAGATCAGTGTAAAGAAAGACAGTAGAGTGAGTATATCACCTGGTGGGACATTGCCAGATAAGGTGTTGTTGCGGATGTCCAACACTTTGAGCATTGGAGCATTGGCTAACTTCACTGGTACCGAACCGAAAAGTTTATTAAAGCTCAAGTCCAGCCTCGTTAACATCCCCAAATCCCCCAAACTTGCAGGGATTGCACCAGTGAGTCGATTATCTTGCAAAGCAAGAACAGAAAGCTTATGTAGAGATCCTAACTGTGTTGGTAAACCCCCAGTCAACCTATTGTAACACAGCTGAAGAACTGTAACCAGAAGAACCCAATGTTAATTatcatgaaaatttttctatcgaatCCTTTAATTTCTATATGGATCCTATAAGGAAACAGATCTATAGAATATACATaagaacacacacacacatttaaagtaaaaaaaaaaaagttttctgAACACCTTGAAGATTATTCAAGTTGCCAATATGAAGAGGAATCTTTCCGGACAAGTTATTGACATTGAGATACAAATCGGTGAGTTGACTCAGAGAAACGATCTCCTTGGGTATCTCCCCACTCAACGCGTTGAAATGCAGGTACAAACCGGTCAAGCTCTTGAGTCCACCAAGAGCCGGCGGTATCTGACCGGAGAGACCTTTCCCTTGCAGCGAAATGTTGACGACGCGGCCTTGTCCGTTGCATGCGACCCCATCGAATGAACCAGTGCTACAGGGGTCGGAGTAAGGCGTCCAGGAAGACAAGAAGCGGTTGTCAGGGTCCAAGGAGGCTTTGATTTGGAGGAGAAGGTCACGTTCAGTTGgtgaagagagagagagggagaggAGAGAGAGGAGGAAGAGGAGGAAGAGGGACATGTTGGGATGGaagaaaatgggaaggaaagaGAGTGGGAAAAACCAGTTTCGGTGTAAGATTCGAACTTGTTATAGATGATGGGCGTAAGTTCAAGTTTAATGGGAATCGTgcagataaaaaatttattttatttttattttaaaatttaactttttattttggagaaaaGTAATGAAATGTATTTTAATAGGATGCTGTTTTTGTTAGGTAAGGGATTTGAAATGGGGCTCACATCAGTCAACACTTTATCTGACTTTTAACAGTCTAATTCagtgaattaaatatttacattatttttaattttcaaatccaAATCAGGTGGAGAAACTTTTtctattcatccatggaaactCTAAATCAATATTGAGTTTACGATGCTGTCCTCTGTCTAATAGAATAATTGTTTTTGGGTTTGTTAAAAACACCGGAGAGTAGAGAGGTAAGctaaaaacatttgaaaatgtaTAGTGAGCAGTGGGGAGTAGGAGTGATTATATAAATAGGAAATGAAGATGATAGATGATACTAGTATGATTAGCTGTAAACTGAGATTAAAAACGAAAAGCCTGCTACTTTTTTGGTAAAGTTAGGGGATGGTCACCGATGGAATGATGGGGTTTTGGGAAAGCTGAAGCTGCCCACCCATACCGGAACTGCTAGATCTACATATTGGTATGCTTTcattcacaaaattatttttgtaacgCCTTGTTTCTGTTTTCATGTTGAAAAGGAATCTTTCAAAGGgagcttttcctttttcttcttccgtGGCATGTTATGTTCATCTTGCTGGTGCGTTGGTGTGCGcggttttctttttaatttgcgTCATCTTTAGGGTCGGATTTTGCTATTCAGGCTCGGGATCCCTTTGAATTTATGGGCTTCTCTTCCTCTCTTTATGTGTATTTTGATTCTCCATTCTCATGGTTTGTTTTACCTAGTCAGTCAATCACATTAGTTGTTACTATTGTACCATTTAGGTATTGTGACCTTTTGCGAATAGTTTTGTGCTTGGGTTTTTACGGGTGTTTCTCTGTTTGATCTTTGTGTACATTTCATGTGCTTCTGGTTGTATGAAGAGATGTATTTCGAACTGTGGACtatcatttggttgaaatttcATATATGTTTCGCGAGTCTGAGGTGACATGCGCCTTGAtcttattgttgttgttgcctAAAATATGAATGTCCTCTTCTAGATCTGTCGAAAGTTCTAAGAAAGTTGACAATAGTCCATGCTTTAACCAACTTCATTTGTTCTTCCTAAATTTCCGGTTTAGCATAGACAAATTGGTTCTTTCAATGACTTTATTAACAACCTATGTCTTATTCATATAAATGTACATAGGAGGAGTTTGTTGgaaaaatttattatgaaaagGGTTTTGTTGctgaacaaaaatttaatattattataaaacttgAACTTTTATTGCGTTatttatggtaaaaaaaatttcaagtttaatacatatatttcaagACTAGAGAGACTTGTCgaatttttactttatatcaAATGATTTTCTCTGCTATCTTCAAACCTCTGGTTGTTAAGAGAGTGCGCTCTTACCACTAACCGAatacaatgaaaaataaaacttttcagTAGGGAAAGTTCACTTTCTCTATGAGAAACCAAACCGAATCCACTATCATGAGTactgtgaaaaataaaatttatttgtagcTTAAAACTTTCCTAAATTTTGGCAATGTATTCACATATCTGCAATCTACTACCCCATAAACcctatttatagaaaaaaaaattacaagagtTCTATTACAATGGTAAGAGaggtgaaaataatattttaatataaaatttaaaaaccccTTAGGATTCTTCCTGGTGGGTAGTGTAACAATCTAATAGTCAAGGGTGTCGAAAAGTGTATTTCCGGGACTCCATACCCATAAAccggactcgtaaatattttatttaaatattgagGCTAGCTtagtagttaattaatttttggattagtaaatttcatgaaattaagagttattaagGTACAGAAATTAAATCGCGTAAaggttaaaagttgaattataaattgaaataaactaaaggCGCTAAAGTAGCAATTGTGCCACTTAATTAATGTTTGTGTAGAGGTGGCCGGCCATGGGCTAAATAACATACAtgtgtttattatatatatgttatatatattaagtaataataataataatgaaaaaagttaaatgaaatagaaagagATGAATGCATgcaaattagaaaagaaagaaaaagaaaagaaagaaagaaatgtgAGAGAGGGTCTCACGGCTAAGGGACATAAAGGTTTAAATTCAAATTGGTTAgtgtaatttagtcattttcttgtaatttttacgtttttggaattCCAGTATCTAGGGCTACTTGActcatgttataatttttagtattgttcaatattttagatgttgacattgttgaatagtttaagtattagagattaaatagatagatttttaagttagaaattgaaaaggactaaattatggaataaattgttgattttgagcaatagggactaaattgtaaaaatttcaaaattaagagGTCAAATTGGAAAAGAGGAAGCTAAATATAGTttagagtgaaattagtataaaaatgtAAAGTTAAATGTGAAGGTTAAAAACTAGTCTctatttagggactaaattgaagaataagcaaaatatagtgtgaaaattgaaatttaatgtgaaattgaaatgtgtaatattaatgtgatttaattattttattccgtagctaacgtcgtaccagaatcctcgagtaaaaaagggaaggataaaatcgacgtcgAAAAGCTCAGAATtcacggtttgtgtttctataatctgaactaAGTTATAAATTATTGCATTTTGAATTGTTGCATATAGTAAGCATTTGAGGTGAGTACTTTTATActttgagattgaattgaattcataGTCGATTGGAATGGATTGATTtggtaaattgtgaatttattgaaaatatgaagattgaattgaatatatgtatatatgtgataatgtgtatatatgtgaaattgagacattagttgtattgaaaagtgaaacaaaaccctattaattgtatcGGGCTGATTcgaatatagatggcatgccataggatatgaagagttcagggattacttcgacctcgagtcaatgaagcactaggtgccaatttgctttggTTTAACCGAtaagacactaggtgtcaaattatatagcgctgggcgcaattattacttcagatttatctgacgaggcactgggtgccaaactggtgtgttggttggatccgtgtatccgttcgagtccgagtcgtgttaataggggaaagtaaaataataatttatgtgattgatattgaaatggcaaagatgagaaatgtaatatgaaatgatgaaatgtGATGTGAAACTTAAAATGAATTCAAGTATTGATCAAAGAGATGAATCATGTCATTGCATGAGTTGAAATATTCAAATGCTATGTGAAATGcctttgatatatatatactttaacatgttgaatttagAGGATGTAATAAAGAATGAGAAATTTTGTATTATTGATTTGAAACATAAGTGCATAATATTTCTTGTTGCATTCTCACACTTTGATTACTCATATCAAGTTAAAttgtttggattatagaaataccactgagttatacTTAGCGTGCAGTTTTGTTTTTCATGCGCAGGGTAGGTACTTTTCGATTTATCGCCGACTTAGTATCAAACAACAAATCCTgagctcaagtgtggtgatatcttattttgtaatggcatgtacctaggacgTCTTTGGTTGATAGTTGGTTTGTTAATATGATGTTATTTTCGTCTCTAATGAAATGAAGATCATATGTAAATATGGTAGTGAATGAGGCTATGTTGATATAATAGCTTCGTTCAATAGTTTGGTATGTGTTAGTTCAAAGTTTAGTAGCTTAAGTAGCTAAGTGTTGGTCCAATTATGGTGAAATTTAGCATGAAGGAAAGCTTTAAGGGTTGATTGCTTGCTAGTgtgtttgatgatataaattgtGGTATCAATGAGGGTACATTAGTTAGGCACTTAAAATAGATTGTTTGTGCTCGTTTTAAGCATGCTTAATCATGTTTTGAGTAGGTTAAATGATTGGTAAATGATTTGTTTAGTGTTCAAGCAAataggaaatggtaaacttaagttttaaggtacttttaggtgcacacggctgtgtgtcacacaaggcaacacacatgggcgtgtgacctaagtcagtgagttacacgtgCTGACACATGACTGTGTGTCTCAACTTCaagagtcacacggcctggggcattccacacggcctggcaacacagtcgtgtgtcccctatttttagaaattttcaaaaatggcccaaaactttcaaaattgtttcaaattagttcatgtttgtttttaaactatttttagtgtCTCGTAGACTCGAATTAGAGGTTGTAAGAGTAATTTTTACTCTAAATTGGAATGGATTagcaaacctaaattaaatGCATTCTACTAACATtattga
The Gossypium raimondii isolate GPD5lz chromosome 8, ASM2569854v1, whole genome shotgun sequence DNA segment above includes these coding regions:
- the LOC105791648 gene encoding probable leucine-rich repeat receptor-like protein kinase At5g63930 isoform X2, coding for MSLFLLFLLSLLSLSLSSPTERDLLLQIKASLDPDNRFLSSWTPYSDPCSTGSFDGVACNGQGRVVNISLQGKGLSGQIPPALGGLKSLTGLYLHFNALSGEIPKEIVSLSQLTDLYLNVNNLSGKIPLHIGNLNNLQVLQLCYNRLTGGLPTQLGSLHKLSVLALQDNRLTGAIPASLGDLGMLTRLDLSFNKLFGSVPVKLANAPMLKVLDIRNNTLSGNVPPVLKRLHAGFQYENNLGLCGVGFPNLKDCADSSKIYRSRPEPFKPNGLNQKNIPESADLPTECSKANCSSPSGRAKMGVVSGIVGVALVLTVAALFTFAWYRRRKQKIGSAFDSSDSRLSTDQVKEVNRRSASPLISLEYSNGWDPLDKGRSGNGFSQEVFESFMFNLEEVERATQCFSETNLLGKSNFSTIYKGSLRDSSAVVVKCIAKTSCKSDESEFLQGLKILTSLKHENLVRLRGFCCSKGRGIRYLHENRGSKQALVHQNLSAEKVLIDNRSNPLLSDSGLHKLVADDIVFSTLKASAAMGYLAPEYTTTGRFTEKSDVYAFGMIVLQILSGKRKITQQIRHAAETSKVQDLMDMNLEGKYSDSEATRLGRIALLCIHESPYHRPSIDNVIQELSALMSSC
- the LOC105791648 gene encoding probable leucine-rich repeat receptor-like protein kinase At5g63930 isoform X1 gives rise to the protein MSLFLLFLLSLLSLSLSSPTERDLLLQIKASLDPDNRFLSSWTPYSDPCSTGSFDGVACNGQGRVVNISLQGKGLSGQIPPALGGLKSLTGLYLHFNALSGEIPKEIVSLSQLTDLYLNVNNLSGKIPLHIGNLNNLQVLQLCYNRLTGGLPTQLGSLHKLSVLALQDNRLTGAIPASLGDLGMLTRLDLSFNKLFGSVPVKLANAPMLKVLDIRNNTLSGNVPPVLKRLHAGFQYENNLGLCGVGFPNLKDCADSSKIYRSRPEPFKPNGLNQKNIPESADLPTECSKANCSSPSGRAKMGVVSGIVGVALVLTVAALFTFAWYRRRKQKIGSAFDSSDSRLSTDQVKEVNRRSASPLISLEYSNGWDPLDKGRSGNGFSQEVFESFMFNLEEVERATQCFSETNLLGKSNFSTIYKGSLRDSSAVVVKCIAKTSCKSDESEFLQGLKILTSLKHENLVRLRGFCCSKGRGECFLIYDYVPNGNLLQYLDVKQGNGKVLEWSTRISIIYGIAKGIRYLHENRGSKQALVHQNLSAEKVLIDNRSNPLLSDSGLHKLVADDIVFSTLKASAAMGYLAPEYTTTGRFTEKSDVYAFGMIVLQILSGKRKITQQIRHAAETSKVQDLMDMNLEGKYSDSEATRLGRIALLCIHESPYHRPSIDNVIQELSALMSSC